In Micromonospora purpureochromogenes, a single window of DNA contains:
- a CDS encoding NADPH-dependent F420 reductase translates to MKIGIIGSGHIGGTLTRRLRALDHDVTVANSRGPQTLTDLAQETGATAGTLEQAVQDAELVIVAIPLLAVPALPPELFEGKVVVDADNYYPQRDGDIAELLDRSLSSSRWTAEHLKGARVVKAFNNIQAQHLMDNGRPAGAGDRIGLPVAADDADAKQLVMQLVDSLGFDPVDAGTLDESWRQQPDTPVYGTDRDADGVRQGLAEARP, encoded by the coding sequence ATGAAGATCGGAATCATCGGCTCGGGGCACATCGGTGGGACGCTCACCCGGCGGCTGCGCGCCCTCGACCACGACGTGACAGTCGCCAACTCGCGGGGGCCGCAGACCCTCACCGACCTGGCGCAGGAGACCGGCGCCACCGCGGGCACGCTGGAGCAGGCCGTACAGGACGCCGAGCTGGTGATCGTGGCGATCCCGCTGCTGGCCGTCCCCGCGCTTCCCCCGGAGCTGTTCGAGGGCAAGGTGGTCGTCGACGCCGACAACTACTACCCGCAGCGGGACGGCGACATCGCCGAGCTGCTGGACCGCAGCCTCAGCTCCAGCCGGTGGACGGCCGAGCACCTCAAGGGCGCCCGGGTGGTGAAGGCGTTCAACAACATCCAGGCCCAGCACCTGATGGACAACGGTCGCCCGGCCGGCGCGGGCGACCGGATCGGCCTGCCGGTCGCCGCCGACGACGCCGACGCGAAGCAGCTCGTGATGCAGCTGGTCGACTCGCTCGGCTTCGACCCGGTCGACGCGGGCACCCTCGACGAGAGCTGGCGGCAGCAGCCCGACACCCCCGTCTACGGCACGGACCGCGACGCCGACGGCGTACGGCAGGGACTGGCCGAGGCGCGGCCCTGA